The genomic region TGACGACTTGGGCGGCGACCTTACGCCCGCGGATATCCACCAGCACGGATGTCCCCACCTCGGCGTCCTCGTTGTTCAGATGCGCCATGGCGATCCCGGCCTTGACGGTGGGCGAAAACGTGCCGCTCGTGACAATGCCGAGCGGGCGCTCCCCGTCCGCCGCGAACACCGGGCAATTCTCGCGCGGGATGCCCCGCTCCGTCAGCTGCAGCCCGACCAGTTTCGACGAATTCGCCGGTTTCGCCTCCACAATCGCGTCGCGTCCAACAAAATCGCCCTTCTTTGTCTTCACGGCCCAGCCGACGCCCGATTCCCACGGCGTCCATTTGTCATTGAGCTCGTGGCCGTAGAGCGGATACGCCGCCTCCAGGCGCAGCACATCGCGCGCGCCGAGGCCGGCCGGGACCGCGCCGGCGTTCACCAGCGTCTCCCAGACCTGAGGGGCGTCGTCCCAGGCGCAGAAGATCTCGAAGCCGTCTTCCCCCGTGTATCCCGTTCGGGACAGAACGCACGCGACGCCATCCAGCGTCGCTTCGGCGAAATGAAAGCGCTCCAGGTTCGCGGCGTCCTCGCCGACCAGCCCCGCGACCAGTGCGACCGCCGTGGGGCCCTGCGCCGCGATCAAAGCCGTTTGATCGCTCTCATCCGTCAGCGTTACGCTCTCGTCGCCGGCGCTTTTTTCCACGAGCCAGGCCCAGTCTTTATCCTTGCAGCCGGCGTTCAGCACGATCAAGAACTCTTCGTCGGCGACGCGATAGACAATGATATCGTCGATGATCCCGCCTTCGGGATTGAGCAGCAGCGAGTACTGGGCCGCGCCGGGCGCGAGCTTGGAGGCGTTATTGGCCGTGACGCGCTGCACGAACGCCAGCGCCCCCGCGCCGCGCACGCGCGCTTCGCCCATGTGGGAGACATCGAACAGGCCGGTCCCGCCACGCACGGCGGCGATCTCGCCGACCGTGCCGGCGTAGGACACGGGCATATCCCAGCCCGCGAAATCGACCATCGTGGCGCCGGCGGCTTTGTGCGCGGCGTGCAGGGAAGTTTGCTTCATTCTCCGAGGTACGCTTTCTTAATGTCGTCGTTGGCGAGCAGCTGCTGCGCGCTGTCCGAAAGGATGATATGGCCGGTTTCCAGGACGTAGCCCTTGTGGGCGACGCCCAGCGCCATGTGGGCGTTCTGCTCGACGAGCAGAACCGTCGTGCCCTGTTTATTGATGTCGGTGATGATCGAGAAGATATCTCGGATCAGAAATGGAGCAAGGCCGAGCGAAGGTTCATCGAGCAGCAGCAGCTTTGGGCGGCCCATCAAGGCGCGTCCCATCGCGAGCATCTGCTGTTCGCCGCCGGACAAGGTGCCGGCGTTCTGCCCGATACGTTCTTTCAAGCGCGGAAACAGCGTGATCGCCCGGTCGAAATCTTCCCGGATCCCGGCGCGATCCTTGCGGCAATATGCGCCGAGCTCCAAATTCTCACGCACCGTCATATTCGCGAACACACGCCGGCCTTCCGGCGAATGCCCGATGCCGAGACGCACGATCTCCGCCGAAGACATCTGCGTGATGTCTTTGTCTTCAAATAGAATGCGCCCGCTACTTGCGTGGACCAACCCGGAGATGGCGCGCAGAGTCGTGCTCTTCCCGGCGCCGTTCGCGCCGATCAAGGTGACGACTTCGCCCGCGCCGATGGTCATGGAGACGCCATGGAGCGCGCGTATCGGTCCATAGGAGACGTGAACGTTTTCAAGTGTGAGCATAGTTGGGAATGTATTTTCGTCAAGAAGAGCCCGGCGAATCCGTTCGCCGAACTCTTCATGTGCTGCGGCTCGCCATCGTTATACTGCGGGCGAATCAAAAAACGATCAAGCAGCCTTGGACGAACTCTGAAATGATCAGGCGACTTGCTGCGCCGCGCCGGCGTCGCCCAGGTAGGCTTCGATGACTTTGGGGTCGGAGCGGATCTCCTGCGGCGTTCCCTCGGCGATGACCTGGCCGTAATCGAGCACTAAAATCCGTTCGCAGACGCCCATGACGACCTTCATGTCGTGCTCGATCAGCAGGATCGTTACCTGGAAGTCCTTGCGCAGTGAGTTGATCTGATCCATGAGATCGATCTTTTCCTGTGGGTTCATTCCGGCGGCGGGCTCGTCGAGCAGCAGCAGCTTGGGATCGGTGGCGAGGGCGCGGGCGATCTCCAGACGGCGCTGTTCGCCGTAGGCGAGGCTGCCGGCCAGATAGTTCTCGAACTTGCTCAGTCCGAAACGCTCGAGCAGTTCGCGCGCCTTGCGCTCGGTTTCCAGTTCGGCTTGGTGGAAGCCTCCGCCGCGCAGGACGGTCTGCAGCAGTGAGGGTTTGTAGTGGAGGTGCGTAGCCGTGCGGACATTGTCCAGCACGGTGAGGCTTTTGAACAGGCGAATATTCTGAAAGGTTCGGGAAATCCCGCATTGGGCGATCTGATAGGGCCGCCGCCCCGCGATCGACTGCCCGTGAAACTCGATCGTTCCCGAGGTCGGCGCATAAACCCCCGTCAGCAGATTGAAGGCGGTTGTCTTGCCGGCGCCGTTCGGGCCGATCAAGCCGACGAGTTCGCCGGGGCTGATGGTGAGGTTGAATTTGTTGACAGCGGTCAGGCCACCAAATTGCTTGGTGCAGTCCCGCACTTGCAGCAGCGTCATGCGCTCATATTACCCCATTTCCATCGCCCTGACAAGCGAACGCCAGGTCCGCCGCTTGCCCGCCAATCGGCGTATTCGAATGGTTTCCTTGACAAAGCCCGGGCGCCGTCGCTATAATGGGGCAACTTTACCCTATCGCCAATAAACGTCTATGGACAAAGGCGCCCCTCAGGCCGCTTCTGAAACAACCGCGCTCCCGGATATCTCTCCTCGCAACGACGCCGTGGCGCTGGAGTGGAGCGTCCACCTGCTGAAGCGACGCCCAAAGGCCGCCCTCGCCGCAGGCGTTAGTCTGGCGGCCGTTTGGATCGTGGGAACACTGCTGTTCCGCAACGCCCTCTTGGCGCTGATCCCTACCCTTGCTCTTTTTGGATCTCTGACGGAATACTATCTGCCCACGCGCTACACGCTCACAAAGATGGGGGCGCGCAGCAAGTGCGGCTGGATGGTTTTAGAGATGCCCTGGACGGATGTCCGTCATGCGTATCTCGCATCCGACGGCGTCAAGCTCAGTCCGCTGCGCCTCAAGAACTCGCGGTTCGAGCGCATGCGCGGCGTGATGCTGCGTTTTGACGGCAATTCCGAGCAAGTGATCGACACCGTACGCGCCCTGCGCGCTGCCGCGTCCGAAGAGCCATTATGAACAATCCCGCCAATATCTTTACGTTTGATTGGGACGCGGAAATCTCGACGGAGACGCGCGACCGCATCTTCGACAAAATCGTCGGCGCCGCGGATAAGTGGCGCCTGCACATGCCGGCGGTCCTGTTCTTCGAGAGCATCGGCCCGATGAGCTACTTAGGATCGCAGGCGATGATCCACTTTTCCCCGTTTCTGGCGATGCTCTTCCCCGGCGGCTTGGCGGACGTTCAAAAGTGTTCGAAACTCATGCAGGACCCCAAGAATTTGAAAATGCTCGTCGATCGAATCGTGGAGGCCGAAGATGCAGCACGCAAGCGATAACTGGCATACCGGCATACTGACGATCGTGCTGTCGCTGATCATCATCGTGCGAATCATGATGGCGCAGCGCGGCATGGTCCCCACGATTCGCCGCATCGCCGGCTTGAACGCCATAGACGAAGCCGTCGGCCGCGCGACGGAAATGGGACGTCCCGTCGTCATGATCCCGGGCGTGGCGCCGCTGGGCGTGGAAACGCTGCAAGCCCTGTCGATCTTCGGCTATATCGCGCGCTCGGTGGCGAAGTTCGGCAACCGCACGATCTATCCGACGGCGGACCCGATGCTGACGGGGATCGCCGATGAGACCATTCGGGACGCTTATGCGGAAATGGGCAGGCCCGAGCTTGTGGAGCCTGACGATATCCACTACCTGACTTCCTCGCAATTCGCCTACGCCTCGGGCGTGGCGGGCATTCTGACGCGCGAACGCGCGGCCGCCGCGTTTCTCTTTGGCCTCTTTTACGCGGAATCGCTGATCTTCGCCGAAGTCGGGCAGCAAGTGGGCGCGGTGCAGGTGGCGGGAACGCCCTCCACGACGCAAATCCCGTTCTTTATCGCCGCCTGCGATTACGTCATCATCGGCGACGAGTTTTACGCGGCGAGCGCCTATTTGTCCCGCAACGCCACGCTGCTCGGCAGCATCGCCGGCCAGGACTATGGAAAGCTTATCCTGCTGATCATCGTTTTTATCGGGATTATCTGCGCGTCGCTGACGGCGGGATTGGGCGCGCACGCGCCGGTGTTCGCCGCGAAATTTCTCAAGTTCTTCTGATAGTACACACGACCTATGCTAAACTTCTTCGCTCCGATCGGCGTCCATCAAAACCCGGTGGGGTTCTATACGCACTGCGTATTGGGCATCCTGGGGGTCCTGCTTTTCCTGGGCCTTTTGCACGCCGCTCCCAAGCAGTACCGCAAGACGATCATCGCCTTTTTCACCTTTGTCGGCGGCTTATACTATGTCGTCGAGTTCTTCTGGCCGGCGCAAACCTCCGGACCGCACGCCGGTGAAAATTTCCTCACGCCTTATCAGGACTTCGTCGCCAACCTTTCATCCGTCGTTCAGGTGTTCGCCGTAGGGCTTGGAGTGATTTCGCTGCTCCAACTGCATTTCAAGACGCTTGGTCGAATGAAGACCGGCTGGCACAACAGCCTGGCGCTGATCGTGTCATTCTTCGCCATGACGATCTTTGGGATCGCGAACGAATACTATCCCAAGCATCCGGTAGCCTTCGGCCAGACAGTGCATGGGATATTCCAGTTTTTGTTCATCGGCGGGCTGAACAATCTGGACTCGGCGACATTCTCCATGATCGCCTTCTTTATTGCGTCGGCGTCGTACCGGGCGTTTCGGCTCAGATCCGTGGAGTCGTCGATGATGATGACCGCCGCGCTGATCGTCATGCTGGCGTCCACGGGCTTCGGCACCGCGATTACATCGCACATTCCGGACGGAGACAGCGCCTGGGCGAATTTCCGGATCGAGCATATCTCCGAGTGGCTGCTCACGCGCGTGAACGCTCCGGCGCAGCGGGGAATTCTTTTCGGCCTGACGGTCGGCGGCCTCGCCGTTTCGCTTCGGCTGTGGCTGAGCCTGGAGCGCGGCGCCTATTTCGACACGGAGGTCTGATCTGTCATGAGCGAAAACACCATCTGGCATAAGCTGCAAAATATCGACCGCCGCATCATCTACGCCCTGCTCATTCTCAGCATCGTCATTCCGCTGTTCGTCCCCAGCATCAGCATTCCGGGCGTGCCGAGTCAGCAGTCGAAGGACTTCTACAACACGATCGAGACGATCGCTAAGACCGATCCGGACAAGATCGTCATCGTTTCGGGCATGTGGTCCTCTGGAACGCGCGGCGAGAACAAATGGCAGACCCAGGCGATCCTGACGCACTTGATGATGCGCCATATCCATTTCGCGATCATCTCCTTTGACGCGCAGAACAACGAGCTGACGCAGCAGATCGCGGACAAAGTCTCTCTCAAGTATCACTATCAGTATGGAGTGGATTACATCAACTGGGGCTACCGTCCAAACAGCGTGTTTCCGCAAGTGCTGAAGGGCCTTGTGACGAATATTCCGGGCACGATCAAAAAGGATATGCATGACCGGGATGTGACCAAGTTCCCCGTGATGAAGGACATCAAATCGATCAAGGATGTTAAGGCGATTATCGACATCACGCCTGTTTCCAGTCTGGAAACATGGCTCGGTCTCGTACAGGGAGCCAATAATACGCCGATGCTCTATGCGCCCACGGCGGTCATGGCGCCCGACTCCTATCCCTACCTCGACTCCCACCAGGTCTCGGGCCTGCTGACGGGGGTGAAGGGGGCTGGCGACTATGAGGGGCTGACAGGCGTGAAGGCGTTCGCGACGCGCGGCGCGGGAGCGCTGTCGCTGGTGTACGCGCTGATTATCTTCCTGGTGATCCTGGGGAATATCGGCTATCAGCAAGGCCGGATCCATGCGCGGAGGACGCAAGAATAATGTCCCCGACACTGCACCACATTCTCAGCCCGATCGTGCTCTTCGGAGCGCTGGGCACGATCGCCATTCTCTCTTTGGTGTTCAAAGAGAACAAATTCTATCGCCTCTTCGAGCACATCTTTCTGGGGCTGGCGCTCGGTTACGAAGTCGAGCAGGACTGGACCAAGATTTTGCGTCCTCAGTTCTGGGATCCGATGATGCACGACGGACAGTGGGCGTGGGTCCTCACTATTCCCGTCGGTTTGATGTTTTACGGCATCTACACCCAGCGTTTCGCCTGGATGAGCCGCCTGTTGTTCGGCGTCTTCTTCGGCCTCACCGCCGGAACGGTCTTTCAGGACTTCGGCCAGCGCTTCATGCCGCAGGTAACGAAGTCGTTCAAGCCTCTCGTTCCGCCGCCGCCCAAGATTGGCGATCATCACGCGCTGCTGCACCAGATCTCCTTCGTCGTGAACAATGCGCTGTTCATGGTGATCCTGGTGTCGGTCATCGTGTACTTCTTCTTTGCGTTCGAGCAAAAAAATAAGGCTGTCCTGGGGACAGCCCGTTTTGGCCGATTCGTACTGATGTTCGCGTTCGGAGCGATCTTCGGTTCGACGATCATGACGCGCATGGCGCTGCTGATCGACCGAATGTATTTCCTCTTCGTCGAGTGGCTGCGCATCGCTCCGCAGTAAGGCGAAATATGGAGATCCGTCGCCTGCGTAGTTTAGACGCCCAGTTCGTTCGGTGGGAAGTGCTGGGCGCGCAGCTTGGCTTCCCGCTGCGCGGCGCGCTCATCGCGCTCCGCCATGATCCGTCGCCACCAATTGCTGATCCGCGCCGCAAACGCGGGCATCGGGCGGCGCGGCGAGACTACGCCGAAGTCCCCCATCGGAGCGGGACGGTGCATACCGATGTGGCGAGGCTCCACACGCTCGAACTGATCGTAAAGTCTTTGCCAGGCGAGGTGGATCATCGCCGGGTCTCTTTCGAAGACCCCTTGCCATCCGCAGGTGAAGCAGTCGCTGTTCTTCATATGGTTCAGCGCGCCGCAAAGAGAACAGATTTTGACGTCCTTTTCAGTCAATTGACGGGCCGGACCGCCCGTGTTCCAAAGCATGCTCATCGTTCGACCTCTCTAGACTCAGAACGCGCCCGCCTTTGGACAAGTTCCATGATTTCGATATACCCGCATTGAGTCCGAAACTACCGGAAGAAGCGGGGGACTTACAAAAAAAATTATTGCCAGGCTGTCTGGTTCTCTCTAGGGGTGTTTTCCAAGTTTTCGCCGCAATTTCACATATTTTTTTCGCAAAGTCCCGCGTATTCTCCCCAGGATCTTCATTTCACCGCGCAAATAATTGCCTTGACACGGCGTCATCTTTTCAAGTATACTGTTGCGAGTTTCTTCCGCCCATCAGACCTTCAGAAGCTCGCTCTCATGTTTGAAAGT from Capsulimonas corticalis harbors:
- the gcvT gene encoding glycine cleavage system aminomethyltransferase GcvT; translation: MKQTSLHAAHKAAGATMVDFAGWDMPVSYAGTVGEIAAVRGGTGLFDVSHMGEARVRGAGALAFVQRVTANNASKLAPGAAQYSLLLNPEGGIIDDIIVYRVADEEFLIVLNAGCKDKDWAWLVEKSAGDESVTLTDESDQTALIAAQGPTAVALVAGLVGEDAANLERFHFAEATLDGVACVLSRTGYTGEDGFEIFCAWDDAPQVWETLVNAGAVPAGLGARDVLRLEAAYPLYGHELNDKWTPWESGVGWAVKTKKGDFVGRDAIVEAKPANSSKLVGLQLTERGIPRENCPVFAADGERPLGIVTSGTFSPTVKAGIAMAHLNNEDAEVGTSVLVDIRGRKVAAQVVTLPFYRNGV
- a CDS encoding ABC transporter ATP-binding protein, with amino-acid sequence MLTLENVHVSYGPIRALHGVSMTIGAGEVVTLIGANGAGKSTTLRAISGLVHASSGRILFEDKDITQMSSAEIVRLGIGHSPEGRRVFANMTVRENLELGAYCRKDRAGIREDFDRAITLFPRLKERIGQNAGTLSGGEQQMLAMGRALMGRPKLLLLDEPSLGLAPFLIRDIFSIITDINKQGTTVLLVEQNAHMALGVAHKGYVLETGHIILSDSAQQLLANDDIKKAYLGE
- a CDS encoding ABC transporter ATP-binding protein, which translates into the protein MTLLQVRDCTKQFGGLTAVNKFNLTISPGELVGLIGPNGAGKTTAFNLLTGVYAPTSGTIEFHGQSIAGRRPYQIAQCGISRTFQNIRLFKSLTVLDNVRTATHLHYKPSLLQTVLRGGGFHQAELETERKARELLERFGLSKFENYLAGSLAYGEQRRLEIARALATDPKLLLLDEPAAGMNPQEKIDLMDQINSLRKDFQVTILLIEHDMKVVMGVCERILVLDYGQVIAEGTPQEIRSDPKVIEAYLGDAGAAQQVA
- a CDS encoding DUF6754 domain-containing protein, with the protein product MQHASDNWHTGILTIVLSLIIIVRIMMAQRGMVPTIRRIAGLNAIDEAVGRATEMGRPVVMIPGVAPLGVETLQALSIFGYIARSVAKFGNRTIYPTADPMLTGIADETIRDAYAEMGRPELVEPDDIHYLTSSQFAYASGVAGILTRERAAAAFLFGLFYAESLIFAEVGQQVGAVQVAGTPSTTQIPFFIAACDYVIIGDEFYAASAYLSRNATLLGSIAGQDYGKLILLIIVFIGIICASLTAGLGAHAPVFAAKFLKFF